The DNA sequence TTTCATTTGGTGGCCCTTTgttgtacatattattatcctgTTTATCCAACTTACGCGATAGAATAGAAGCTAAGACAAAAATAActgtacctacttttaataCAGTCGACACAAAAGATCTATGAATGATAATACACTGATACACTTTATCGAGAATTATCATTAGTTTCGAAGTCTTGTTTGCCAATAATGAATGCTTCTTAAAAATGACTCATCATAGTCACAGGAAAcccactgctgagcataggcctccataTCGATTTACATATTGACCGATAGGTAAAAACTAcctatttacatttaaaaatgaCTCGGCATAAAATGAGGTTTATGTATCTGAATCAAACTCTAATTCATGCAGGTGCCTGTATAGCAGTGGCTCAAACCCCCGTGCCTCGGTGCTTCGACTTCACCTGGCTAGGACCTCGGTATTCCAATGAGAGTATTTTTAGGAACGCCACATGCCAGGACGCAACCAGGTTAGCCAGCGGTATACCTTGCAGAGAACCACTTGTAGTCTCTGGTAAGTGTTGTCAGCAAatcgttattattttttataataatacttagTCAGGTTTAACTTAACTAATTTCTTTGTTACTTTCAACAAATTACCAATCCTACATAGGTGTTTTTAAATGAGACACTTACTTATTTTAGGTGAAATTTTCGAATTTTCTTCGTATTTGTAACATACAACATACCTACAATTTCAAATGTTTCAGAGGACGGCACTTGGCCAGACGTGCACTACATTTGGCAGAACTATGCGGAGCACGCGTCCTGCGTGCTAGCCAGCAACGACGTATGTGCCCAGTTCACCTACTATTTCAATGGACAAGGTGTGTATTAGCTTAGCTAAAAGAGCCTTTTCATCACCCAGAAAGCAATTATTCTTGTAGTTTATATCCTGAATGAATcactttatattattaattgTGATACTATAGCCTTTATATCTGTGAAGTAGAGCAGGTATGTCAGAATTAAAATGAGtcgcaaaaaatacttatttgatCAATAAGTATGTGAATTTTTTAGCGGAAAATTCAACCTACATGTGCACTCGAGCCGTGGACAACATGGGAATGGCCATCACAAGTGGCTGTTATGATCAAGTGAACGGAACCTTCCGTACAAGGGCTTGCTTCTGTCGCTCTGTAGCTGGAGCTATACCATGCAACAACGCGGTCGTCAACTCAGCTATATCTTTGAGTGTCTTCATGGCTGTTATAGGAGTTATGGCTGTAGAGACACTACGATCTATTGGTATTAATAaactaaatatatttatttaatgtaagaCGTTTCTATTTACTCAATCAACATTAACCTGAAACTTAGATAATAATCCATGTTATTAGTAGGTATGTCACTAAATAATAAACCTAAGGAGAAGGCGCAGACTTTTTGTGCCTCCAGTTTGGCATCAATGGCAAGTTAAATTGTTCGCAATCGCACGTGTTATgagagatgcagtctaggatgctacatatctgccctgtaagtgtatATTCACTATTCACTTTCGCCTTATGTCTAAAGTCTATCTCGAATGCTTATCGCTACCAGACGTTAAAATCATACGCACACTACACCCACTCAGACCTCAGGTGCTCATCAGTGCTAGTCACACAACACAACTCGCAAGGTTTAAATTAATAACGAGATCGGTTAATAACGATTAACGTTATAATACCATagacaaatattattttgacaacTGACGTGTCCTTACTGTCAGCGTCAGCTGTCATTTATGACATTTGATGGTGGTTTGGTTGCCACCGTGGTAAAATATTCACTTGCGAAAATTgtgataaatgtgctaaaactaaacaaaattcaatttaaacGGTGACAAAATGTACTCCGTATTAACAAGAGGCAATGCAATACTAACGTACACGTTAAGTGTCTTAGCATGTCTCACATTTTTATGTTTTCTGTCCACATTAACTGTGGATTACAGAACTGCCGCACAAATGAACACAGTGAAGGTGGTCGTGTGAGTATAAATCGATATTCTATTGTGATATTAACAGTTTGTTTCGTTGCTGACCCTTTGTTATATATCTTACAGTAAAAACGTCCCAGATTACGGCGCCTCACGTGAAAGGAATGATCTCGGATTTTTGACTTTCGATCTGAAGACTGATCTCTCCCACCTCTTCAATTGGAATGTGAAGCAGCTGTTCCTGTACCTAACTGCTGAATACATCACTACCAACAATGAACTCAATCAAGTAGTTCTTTGGGATAAAATTATCCTCCGTGGAGAAAATGCTGTATTAGACTTTAAAAACATGAACACTAAATACTATTTCTGGGATGATGGAAATGGTctaaagtaagttttttttaatctctTGAATGTATGCAATATGTCCAGTATAATAGTAGTAAACCAGACTGTCTACAAGAGAGGAATTCTACAATACAGCAATGTAGTAAAATTCCTTTTTTCCTGTTGTAAGTTGGTATCTAGAGAGGTACTGAACTTTTAACATCAACAATCTAACTATCCCATACATGATTGTCTcacttaaaaaattaaaatctttttcTGTAATAGGAATAGCTTTCCTACTTTCTCTAATCCCTGAAATATCATTAACTTACAAAGCCCTACACCTATAACTGATACTACTAATAAagcttacattattattatattttacagAGGTCACAACAACGTCACACTGACCCTGTCTTGGAACATCATACCCAACGCAGGGCTGCTGCCGAACATCCAAGCTCTTGGACAACACTCTTTCAAGTTCCCCACAGAGTATACACAGACAAAGGTATGATCCGAAAGGATCCACCATTAAGTTATGGTGTAGCTGAGATTGCTATGATAATTATTATGGTAAGATTCGTCAAATTATAATGATTTACTGTATGCCAgtctttaattttaatatcctaaacataaacataattatagtgtTTCTAGAGATCAGTCTGTAGGATCTTTTTGATTATCGTTAACAGTTTAAGAATAAGGATGTCTGACAGTTTATTCATTATATTATCATCTTTGTGAGTTCCTTCCCTTCCATTTCCTCTCCCAAATTTTTTCATTTCATACATCAAGGTGGGACAACTATATGGTCCAATAACATCCCATATATTATGATGAgatgaaacaataaaaaacaatcAATTATGTGtattgtatatttattttatcaattacattttaaacatttatcTTTTCGCTCTACATGTGTTGTTCTACAGCAGAAAAAAACTAGGTATCAACTATTAATTTTATCTAAAAAATTGTATATTTCGTAACCAACATAGGtagtattaaattataaaagtttATCTGTTATTTTGTAGCAAATGCATAGATTTTCAGTAGGTTTTTGTGATTGTGCGTAGACAACTGCATTAGAACTTAATACATAATTCATCTATAATCTATTCATACATACtgattttactatatttttatataattttcaaCTGCAATTATTGAATGCATAAATGCAAGTAGACTAAAGAAGCAATCTGATCTACTATTTAATTAATGTTCATATTTTActacatacattttaatatctcCCATAAGCACAATAACTATCATGTTAATGAGGTAAAGGTATTTTACAATTTCAGAGCCACTTTAGAAACATTCTAtcaaaatacaaattacaaacCTAAACTGACTATAATTAGATTTATCTTGTAAATTTTATCCTTAATATATTCTAATAAATGTTTGGATTTTATTACTCTATTAGTAGAAATAATTAAGTAgtattttagataataataaggGACAAAATCTTTGTAAATAACAACATATCTTTTGgaatataatatgtaaaaagAACAAAGGTGAAAATGAATAATTATTCTATGTgaaaacaaagtattttatattGTGCATATTGATAGGAAATAAGTGGTATGAAAAGAATATTCAACAGTAAAGTACACATAGTACACATACACTATAATTTTTAagttcaatattaaaaattaaccgacacattaaaattatttaactaattaaaaatgCCCTAAATTTTAGATCAAATATTTGTGATGGGTCTACAGTCAATTTTAAACCAAAGAAACTTTCGAAGTGACTACATTCATACTAGTGATCATTATTCCATAGAAACAtgataaaatctttttaaaagtTTATACTTATCTAGGCAATCTTCGATAATTTTAGCAAAGATCCCAAATAATGGAAAATTCTCGAAGACATTGCTCTGTTTCTAGGAGGAATGATAACTATCATTAATACGGTCCCTCAATTAGAAATTGTACTCATAATTAAATGTCCACGATGACAATCACTAGAGACTTGCGGCAGAGCTAGATATTCAAAAAATTTAACAACAGTACTTACATGTAACAGTATCATAATCATATTGCTTGCATGCCTTTGGCatgattatttatatttacgaAGGTTGCTACTACAAACAACTACAATCCACCATTCTACGATTGTCCCTAACATTCAAAGCTGATCCCACTACATTGcatgaaaaaatattgcatATTTTAGTACCTAACACACTGTTGCTTTGCACAAATCACCCGAAAGATGAATCGATGAATTCTTTTATGTTACATTCAACATGTGTTATTGTtaagaataataaaaatttatgtGACCTGTTTATTGAAAATTGACTAGTATTTGTGTGATAGGGTGTTACTGGATAACTAAGTAATGATTTACTTATGAAACTGGTTCTATTTCGTCATTGTAGGTCCCATAGTACTctgattttaaaataactataatttcACTAAATCTATCTGAAATTCGAGTAGCCTACATAGTGAGATAAGTGGTTTATAATGAATTAAACGTAAGTTATTTACTACCgagtattatatttttattaaacctGACAGTTTTAATGAGCAAATGTTTGAGTGAGGACTATTAATCTACTGAAAAGCTATTTCAATTAGATGAAGAATGTGTTTACATTTATAACACTTGTAATTGTGAAGTTTCTATAAACTTCAGAAGCATAACACAGTCAAATTTTACATCAACTTAACAGCAAACACTAAAGATCACAGTTTCTGCCACATTATGTGATTTGGTTTCATACATTGTAAGAATAACTAATAAATGATGGCTAAACGTGATATACTTTACCATTACAAGATAACATTAGCATCTAACTTAAATgtcatattaatatttaaatttatataATTCAACATCCAATACAACCAATtgagaaacaaaacaaaaagttttttaactacattgtaaTCATTCGCTGTATGTTGTcacaattaatattttgtttacaaatgTGAAACATGAGAGGCATACTGTCAAAAGACCTAACATCCAAAATCTGTGAGTAACAGGTAAAGTTTGTATACTGGAACGGTGACTCGTCTGCATCACACCTCTCCGGCACACCTGAGAAGCTCCGTCCGGGTTATACGAGTGGATCAGAGTGAGAAGATGAGTTTCAAGTGTGCGGACAGGTGAAGTGTAGTCTACCTATATGTGTCGTCGGCGCGGAGGCCGGCAGGGCGGCGCGTTCAGAGGCGGCAGGGCTCCACCGCGGGCCGTCACGCGCCCGTCAGCGGCGGCCCGTCGGTCTGCACATCCTTGTCCTCGGTGGGCGGCGCGCACGCCCTGTCTGATCCATACCGCCTTGACAAATCCAACATCTCCCTCAAACCCTGTAAtggtttaaataaaaagtattagacattgccataaaaaaaagaaaaaaatcctctggtaagtaaaaatattttttttattgaattggGGAAACAGGTTCATAATATCCTGTCCAAGTCTACAGATTAATAAAATTCTGGCTAGTACAACTCAACTTTAATCCACTGCAAAATTTGTTAACtcttatgtacctaccttattTTCAGTGATAAGTCGTTGATAAAGTTCTTCCTCTTTTCTGGTGTCACCATTCTCATCCATGTTAACAGCTTTGTACATGATGCTAGTCATCTCATTGATCCTCTCAGCTTGCTGACGAATCAACtggaataatattaaaatttgcttCAATTCGCTTTCTTTCGAAGGATTATATGAAGTATGGATGGAAGATAGTCCTAATAATTATGACCTTGAGTCAAAAAAGTCATCAATCAGATAAAGATAAATCATAAAAAGTAACAATGATTACCTCTTGTTGTTTTTCATTGACAGCAGCAGTGAAGTCTATCCTCGACTCCCATATTCTCTTTTCTGTGTGTTGGCGGTACTTGGACATTATCAGCTCCAGTGCTCGTCTGTGGTCTTCCAGAGCTGCCCGCAACTCACCATTCTCACGTTGAACGTCCCGCATCAACCGTGACTCTCTTTCTATGCTTGCAATCAATGCCCCTCTTGGCCTTTCTCTGGAAGCTTCATTTAGTGAGTCCACTTCTTCTTTGTACTAAAAAAAACACCATGTATAAAATTTACATGTAATTATCTGAAATCTTTTTAGTAATAATGTCAAATTATTTAGCTTATTGATTCTTATTTTTACGTTTGCCCAAAACTAGACTGCCTACACTCATTCATGACGTGTATAAAATTTGCTGATAAATGCTATtgataggtacttttgtttACAAATATCTGCAGTAATCCTTATTACATGTATTGTAGATCAATTTAActacataaataattacattactgATCGAAAGGTTCACTTAAAACGGAagtatttcaaagaataaatcTTGTAAATTCATTCAAATATCGACTGCTGGACAAGAAGACGGACAGCTTCGGTTTACCTGTTTCATGGTGTGGATCTGTCTGTAAGCAGTTTGAGTTTCAGTTAGTAGAGCATCAGCTTCAGTTTCTCTTTCTTTGAGGCGCCCTGCGAGTCTTTTTGCATCCAAAATGATTTGCTGTATGGTCAGTGACATCTGAAAAAGCCAGCAATGTAGAAAACACTCAATTTAACTCAAACTAAACTTAGATTCACAATCACACGAACCCTGATTtcaacacaaaataataaaccGAGTACCGTATCATCTatttaatttaacacaatttataaacggCACGAATTCTCtgagaaaaattaaaagacgCACATCAGCTGTTTCGAAATTAGAGACGGGCGGCCATTAGCTTTCATTTCAGAAGGCCTATTAGGTGGACAAATTAAGATGTACCTATTTCGACGAGAATGTTTACTTGCCAATATTAAATAGACCTAAGAATCCTAGAGTAAGAAAGAGAAAGACAATATCTGGTAGTTTTACATGTAAACTCTTAAAATTTGCACGGTTGTGTGACATGACCTTGATAGTCTATGGCATAAACACGTACGAACTCAGTTTAGaaattattgcaaaataaatattataaggtgtaccagaatctcatggcaaatagggaaaataaactttgttgagagcaatactggggaaattggaataaacgatcttgatactgtttatttttttatttttatgactttaatattaatgaacatgaattccgaatatacattttaggtaggtatgtaaagtaagtaaagtaaaatgtgtatgaagaatgttgttatacatcaggtttttaacataggaaaatgtcttgaaaaataaataaatcgtatattactttaagtaactaatttcaTTATGCATCATtcttttaacttatcacttcatttagaactagaaaacgattctaagaactccacttgcatttcttgttcttcaatagatgatcaagataaagaggtataggtgtaccagaatctcatggcaaataaaaatattggaaaagtgtgtttttcatatggcaattgtctatggctttattgtcacctgtcaaagtaaatcaagagatctgtcagccgctgcagaaatgttgtaatctcttcatgcctatttgttatttttgtgaaaaagtcgaaaaacctcaagcaaatcatattgttttcaatgtgtattgtaaaataaggcataattcaaagtcaatctttgattttaaagcgcgtcgttaagttgacagtaagttggagtgaaatgttttgatattttaataatgttacagaaaattgtatggtatagtagtgaattttcacaaaaaattcgaaaatctttTAGTGTAGCtctctttttttttcgaaaataaaggaattttcTTTCAGcaaatttttctatctacagtattaacctttagctactgaggtggatttaatttcacgtaaacactgacgtgggggcctgagaggcccgtacataatatgtgtgcttatattaaaaaatacaaaatctttttaggggtttatgtttaataattattaatagtggttaaatttaaatacaataaaaccatttttaaccgacttcaaaaaaggaggaggttattatgtaaattatttgttaataagtacgtattatttcaatatttagaaaacatgtagcatttttggcaaaaatctcataaaatcatgattcacaaagttatcatgaaaaatattcataaattcaacaaatcaacttagaatcttaattttcaatagtctttttagctaatgatatatcagtaatcctaatatgaaatagggggaaaaaaattacacacatcaaatagtgcgaattaaacacagtctggataaacttgctttgctcagtgaaggaagccatacatgtttttaaaatgtagatttcattTGAATCTTCAAAATACATGTATGGCACTTGGTTTCATTGTTTAAATCTTGATAGACAGGTACAGGCTATCATTTCCTAGCAAACGTGCAAAAAACTACtgttcttctatttttcgttaaatgctggttatttttacttccgagaTACCGCTTTCTCTCAGACGACATACTGTGGGCTCCgtattatagattttttcaaattatttcaagaaaagacgacaactaaatgaaaactataaacaaaaaaagttacgccaatactgaggtgggggcctgagaggcccacaagaaactttaaaattaatttacctactgaaattgcgcgtgcaatcacgtgcaccgttgttgacagcctcggcgcaatgaaactcgaaggtactaaaagattccggtgtgtcgtgcacgtgggagaggagaaattcaacaatttgacttttgcaaggcctgagaggcccccacgtcagtagttaaaggttaagagtaccaggtggcattacaaaattccactctgtataaatacctctttaacttgatcatctattgaagaagaATCAAGAATTGCAAGTGGAGTTCCTAGAAAAcgtctagttctgaatgaagtgataagttataagtatgatacataataaaattatttacagtaatatacggtttacttatttttcaagacatgataaatgttaaaaacccgatgtataacaacattcttcatacacaatctaaaatgtataggtaggcattcgtacttcatgttcattaatattaaagtcataaataaaaaattaaacagtatcaagatcgtttaatccaatttccccagtattgcactcaacaaagtttattttccccatttgccatgagattctggtacacctatattgtaaataaattgctcttccagcatttcaatggcgtagtttcctgatgttaaaaacactacatttctctgaatgggattaaaatacaACGTATTCCTTTTGATATCCCATAactctagggtattaataaTACGACCACATAATAGGATCGAATggcatatttaatatttttcaattcattaatttttttcattttaatttttcaaacaaaattaaattaattcgccaaaaataataataaatagttgggtaataaactaaatgtatcaaaacatttcagtccaacttactgtcaactcgacgacgcgctttaaaatcagagattgactttgaattatgccttattttacaattcacattgaaaacaatatgacttgcttgagcttttacgactttttcacaaaaataacaaatagtcaagaagagattacaaaatttttgcagcggctgacagatttcataattttttttgacaggtgacaactaaaccatagacaattgccatatgaaaaacacacttttccaatatttttgtttgccatgagattctggtagacctatatTACTTTTACAAAAGAGAATGATTTACAATACAAAAATTGATAACTAAAACCATTAATTTTTGTAGAGAGTTGAACTCAGTTCAAGTAATGTAATAGCCAAGCCTTTTCGTACTTACCATGGCTATAGGCAGCATACTTTGATAACTTTGACCTATCTTTGCGAAATGCAAAAAAAAGTGTTTACCCTTGTCTGTGGTTTTGCTTGCGCGGGAAACGAAAGCAAAAGCGGGCTTTGTTTCGTAGTTtagtaaattaatagtttttaaaatagaaataatttatttaacaagtgaatataacaatattaattaagttaAGTCATTATTAATAACTCTTACAATGTTAGTAATTAATATAACTTACCCCTCTGCCTTTTTGGATCGAGATCGAGATTCCTAACAACATCAGCAGTTTAGCACGCCTACTGGTAAGtagttaatttgatatttttattgtttcatcatcatcatattatgCAATGCGAATTAAacataactgaaaaagaagtgaaaatgtcatgttttttctacttaaatccatgggggtgatcgccccgggtaccaacccatgctacggCGCCGCCACTGCTTCTACCGATAGGTATTTTAACTAGATAtctatctacagggtggaaacgataagtgatctcattcgattatttctaaactatacaagatatcgaaaaactggttactgatcctgaaagtgcttcacgagctctatccaacggtaccaataataggttacagaattaactggatctatctgaaaattaaatgttttcagcatccatactaaatgtatgccagccaaacaatattaaaagtattttttttaattaaataattaacacttaaaatgaactcgtaaattgcattcttttttaaattattcttggaaaacattggttttaggatttacttgctataatattatcaagacaagAGTGCCATGAATGtagctgtactaaatgtatggaagctggaaacattgatttttcggatggatccagtttattttgtaacctattattggtaccgtttgaaagagcttgtgaagtactttcagaatcagtaatcagtttttccatatcttgtatggtttacaaataatcgactgagatcacttaacgtttccaccctgtatataaataaaaatgaattgctgttcgttagtctgattaaaactcgagaacggctgggccgattgagctgatttatttactgcctttaaggcggaacagagttcgccgggtcagctagttgcatgatataaaatatttgctaatGAGTGTTAAGGTGCCCACGcaatcacttgtttttgaaggaagagatgaatactaaaaattaaaaacttaaatccttgtaattttgcgagaaatagGTTTTCATGCCCCagatttgaagtattttcatcgataaaattgtccatagattacgccccttaaagtttgatcactacatgcccagacacactgtatactCACTATTACCTAACTAGACACAAaatagatcatcatcatcatataacacaaaatagataaaatacttttaatacGTAGGTAATACCTACTACCCTTTAAGACTAGGAGCttgtataaaaacacaattttattgagaaacgtttatttataaaagcaaaacataagtaataaaaatatttaaaatatctactgtattataaaattaatatcaaattcatttattgcTGTATCATAAACTTTTGACTAGCATTTctgacaaataatatttaattacttagtGTTCGTCATGAGATGCTTTTGcagcaataatatttttatctgttTCTAATACTTAATTCCTACTTACTATTTCCTAAGGTTTATTTAAGACACATAgcttacataatttatagtccGCCCGCACAAATAGAAACTGtcaattttgtaaattattgtCTGATAAAAATAGATTAATAG is a window from the Ostrinia nubilalis chromosome 7, ilOstNubi1.1, whole genome shotgun sequence genome containing:
- the LOC135073090 gene encoding signal peptidase complex subunit 3, translated to MHRNDIVVAAILATCACIAVAQTPVPRCFDFTWLGPRYSNESIFRNATCQDATRLASGIPCREPLVVSEDGTWPDVHYIWQNYAEHASCVLASNDVCAQFTYYFNGQAENSTYMCTRAVDNMGMAITSGCYDQVNGTFRTRASSAVIYDKMYSVLTRGNAILTYTLSVLACLTFLCFLSTLTVDYRTAAQMNTVKVVVKNVPDYGASRERNDLGFLTFDLKTDLSHLFNWNVKQLFLYLTAEYITTNNELNQVVLWDKIILRGENAVLDFKNMNTKYYFWDDGNGLKGHNNVTLTLSWNIIPNAGLLPNIQALGQHSFKFPTEYTQTKV
- the LOC135073089 gene encoding FGFR1 oncogene partner 2 homolog → MSLTIQQIILDAKRLAGRLKERETEADALLTETQTAYRQIHTMKQYKEEVDSLNEASRERPRGALIASIERESRLMRDVQRENGELRAALEDHRRALELIMSKYRQHTEKRIWESRIDFTAAVNEKQQELIRQQAERINEMTSIMYKAVNMDENGDTRKEEELYQRLITENKGLREMLDLSRRYGSDRACAPPTEDKDVQTDGPPLTGA